One Glycine soja cultivar W05 chromosome 2, ASM419377v2, whole genome shotgun sequence genomic region harbors:
- the LOC114384383 gene encoding transcription factor VIP1-like, with amino-acid sequence MNQKFIGKPPATVDLDRMPERGSHHRRSHSDTSFRFAANFDDLLLFDPSDFDISGLPSPLPLPSPVSAGVVPMSVDSDESGKQPRPAGASAGGHLRSLSVDSDFFDGLGFGGDERGAGKGGGGERRVGHHRHSNSMDGSSTTSFEADSAMIMDGVKKAMAPDKLAELALMDPKRAKRILANRQSAARSKERKIRYTSELERKVQTLQTEATNLSAQLTMLQRDTTDLTTENKELKLRLEALEQEAQLREDLNEALKEELQRLRAQSTRLGAIGGNPSFGGIFNQLASQLAMQQLSNSAPHQQTQHQPQVGMPPPPSGQNHPNFMDFNQQK; translated from the exons atGAACCAGAAGTTCATCGGAAAGCCGCCGGCGACGGTGGACCTGGATCGGATGCCGGAGCGTGGGTCCCACCACCGGCGTTCCCACTCCGACACCTCCTTCCGCTTCGCCGCGAACTTCGACGACCTTCTCCTCTTCGACCCCTCCGACTTCGACATCTCCGGCCTCCCGTCGCCGCTCCCTCTGCCATCTCCGGTCTCCGCCGGCGTGGTTCCGATGTCCGTCGACTCCGACGAGTCCGGCAAACAGCCGAGGCCGGCCGGGGCGTCCGCCGGCGGGCACCTGCGGAGTCTGTCGGTGGATTCTGACTTCTTCGACGGGCTCGGGTTCGGCGGCGACGAGAGAGGCGCCGGGAAAGGAGGCGGCGGCGAGCGGAGGGTGGGGCACCACCGGCACAGCAACTCGATGGACGGGTCGTCGACGACGTCGTTTGAGGCGGACTCGGCGATGATAATGGACGGTGTGAAGAAAGCTATGGCTCCTGATAAACTTGCTGAACTTGCTCTTATGGATCCCAAGAGAGCTAAGAg GATTCTTGCTAACAGGCAATCTGCTGCAAGATCCAAGGAGAGGAAGATTCGTTACACAAGTGAGTTGGAGAGGAAGGTGCAGACTCTTCAGACTGAAGCAACTAACCTTTCTGCACAGCTTACCATGCTTCAG AGAGACACTACAGATTTGACTACAGAGAATAAGGAGCTCAAACTGCGTTTAGAGGCTTTGGAGCAGGAAGCACAGCTTAGAGAAG ATCTCAATGAGGCATTGAAGGAAGAACTGCAGCGCCTTAGGGCACAAAGTACTCGTTTGGGTGCTATTGGTGGTAACCCTTCTTTTGGTGGGATATTCAACCAGTTGGCTTCCCAATTAGCCATGCAACAGTTGTCTAATTCTGCACCCCATCAGCAGACACAACACCAGCCACAGGTTGGCATGCCTCCTCCTCCCTCTGGACAGAACCACCCTAACTTCATGGACTTCAATCAGCAGAAGTAA
- the LOC114370634 gene encoding uncharacterized protein LOC114370634, protein MEPKFIGDHFTTMILKKMSESGSHHRRSHSDSFVCFLANFNISKPPSLLSLPSLITLDVVPMVMDSDEFDEQKRSIETPIPRHHRSLSAHSYLFNKPCSELEREFQMLKTKVTYLTELHTMLQRKKARIDEEIKEITMDYEALKEKSRLIDDSIRAQISVLQTVAPGHPLLDVLLDQFGMPPSPSEQPFHGQNHNLQK, encoded by the exons ATGGAACCAAAGTTCATCGGAGACCATTTTACGACGATGATCTTAAAGAAAATGTCAGAGAGTGGATCCCATCATCGACGATCTCACTCTGACTCCTTTGTTTGCTTCCTTGCAAACTTCAACATCTCCAAGCCCCCTTCTTTGCTATCGCTCCCATCTCTCATTACTCTTGATGTCGTTCCGATGGTCATGGATTCAGACGAATTTGATGAACAAAAAAGATCGATAGAAACACCAATCCCAAGACACCACCGGAGCTTGTCAGCGCACTCTTACTTGTTCAACAAGCCCTG CAGCGAGTTGGAGAGGGAGTTCCAGATGCTTAAGACTAAAGTAACTTACCTTACAGAACTGCATACCATGCTTCAG AGAAAGAAAGCACGTATCGATGAAGAGATTAAGGAGATCACAATGGATTATgaggcattgaaggaaaagagtcGGCTTATTGATG ATAGCATTAGGGCACAAATAAGTGTCTTGCAGACTGTTGCTCCCGGTCACCCTCTTTTGGATGTGTTACTGGACCAGTTTGGCATGCCTCCTTCTCCCTCTGAACAACCTTTCCATGGACAGAACCATAATTTGCAGAAGTGA